A window of Psychroflexus sp. ALD_RP9 contains these coding sequences:
- a CDS encoding SPOR domain-containing protein, translating to MPILTDEELNDLNEKVSSHQDTIEHQNKVISDLKSKEDNQTQQKKTFLALFILALVLLLVFIGLSYSSPSILGISTQESNVVKAENTQQIDSLKQEIEILQADKQELQNQLNQPNSSVELQEPQEYYAVQIGAFERFNTPLVSKEFLLIKGDENYYLNSYSMGLFKTLEEAKQLRDALKELGFKEAFTAKYVNSKRVDIIE from the coding sequence ATGCCTATTTTAACTGATGAGGAATTAAATGATTTAAATGAGAAAGTTTCTTCACACCAAGATACTATCGAACATCAAAATAAAGTTATAAGTGATTTAAAGTCAAAAGAAGATAACCAAACTCAACAAAAAAAAACGTTTTTGGCTTTATTTATTTTAGCTCTTGTATTATTGCTCGTTTTTATTGGTTTGAGTTATTCTAGCCCATCGATTTTAGGTATTTCAACTCAAGAAAGTAATGTTGTAAAAGCTGAGAACACACAACAAATAGATAGTTTGAAGCAAGAAATTGAAATTTTACAAGCTGATAAACAAGAGCTTCAAAATCAATTAAATCAGCCTAATAGTTCAGTAGAGCTTCAAGAGCCGCAAGAATATTATGCAGTTCAAATTGGGGCATTCGAGCGTTTTAATACGCCTCTAGTTTCTAAAGAGTTTTTGTTGATTAAAGGTGATGAAAATTATTATTTAAACTCTTACTCAATGGGTTTGTTTAAAACCTTAGAAGAAGCGAAACAACTTCGAGATGCCTTAAAGGAATTAGGTTTTAAAGAGGCATTTACAGCAAAATATGTCAACTCTAAACGCGTTGATATCATTGAATAG
- a CDS encoding pyridoxal phosphate-dependent decarboxylase family protein has translation MQEDLKLFQKISEKLLNSEQKTGVVEPISPKKLFKTFNLDLNEDALPENEFEELLTDVVLNTPRTSTKLFFNQLFGGRNPKGTLGELLAVMLNNSMYTYKVGGPQVGIEKNIIKKICQMIGYGKQADGTFPPGGSMSNFMGMLMARDRKNRTIKQEGVSQKLIIYTSEASHYSITKNASFGGIGVSQIRRVKTNQFGQMDVSHLQELIDQDKANNFEPFFVNATAGTTVLGAFDNIKTIHEVIKDDDIWLHVDGAYCGSVIFSKRYKHLVDGLELSDSFSFNAHKMLGVPLSCSIIVTQDKRDLKHSFSCDANYLYQTDDDDYNLGKNSLQCGRRNDALKFWTLWKAVGTKGLEELVNQQFKLADTAINYINNNADYKLYSYQDSVSVCFNYKNVDPKDLCNSLYEDGELMVGYGSFNNETFVRLVTINSGNSEEDIINFFKVLESYEQKNKLEEITD, from the coding sequence ATGCAAGAAGACTTAAAATTATTTCAAAAAATTTCAGAAAAGTTATTAAACAGTGAACAGAAAACAGGTGTTGTTGAACCTATTTCTCCGAAAAAGCTATTTAAAACATTTAACCTTGATTTAAATGAAGATGCCTTACCTGAAAATGAATTTGAAGAGCTATTAACTGATGTTGTTTTGAATACGCCTAGAACTTCTACCAAGCTTTTTTTTAATCAGCTATTTGGTGGTCGAAACCCAAAAGGAACTTTAGGCGAATTACTGGCAGTAATGCTCAATAATAGCATGTATACTTATAAAGTTGGTGGACCACAAGTTGGTATCGAAAAAAATATCATCAAAAAAATATGCCAAATGATTGGTTATGGCAAACAGGCTGATGGCACCTTTCCTCCAGGTGGTTCTATGAGTAATTTTATGGGAATGCTGATGGCTCGTGATCGAAAAAATAGAACTATAAAACAAGAAGGTGTGTCTCAAAAACTAATAATTTACACCTCTGAAGCTTCACATTACTCAATTACTAAAAATGCTAGTTTTGGCGGTATTGGCGTTAGCCAGATTAGACGAGTAAAGACCAATCAGTTTGGACAAATGGACGTTTCGCATTTACAAGAACTTATTGACCAAGACAAAGCCAATAATTTTGAACCATTTTTTGTCAATGCAACTGCTGGAACAACTGTACTTGGGGCATTTGATAATATTAAAACAATTCATGAAGTAATAAAAGATGATGATATTTGGCTACATGTTGATGGTGCCTACTGTGGTTCAGTGATTTTTAGTAAACGCTATAAACATCTCGTAGATGGTCTTGAATTATCAGACTCATTTAGCTTTAACGCTCATAAAATGCTTGGTGTACCTTTATCCTGCTCTATTATCGTAACTCAAGACAAGCGTGATTTAAAGCACTCTTTTTCTTGTGACGCTAATTATCTATACCAAACTGACGACGACGACTATAATCTTGGTAAAAACTCTTTACAATGTGGCCGAAGAAATGATGCGCTAAAGTTTTGGACACTATGGAAAGCCGTTGGTACAAAAGGACTCGAGGAACTTGTGAACCAACAATTTAAATTAGCTGATACTGCTATTAATTATATAAACAATAACGCTGACTACAAACTATATAGCTATCAAGATTCTGTTTCAGTTTGCTTTAATTACAAAAATGTAGATCCAAAAGATTTATGCAACTCACTTTATGAAGATGGCGAGTTAATGGTAGGTTATGGTAGCTTTAATAACGAGACTTTTGTGAGATTGGTTACCATTAATAGTGGAAATTCTGAAGAAGATATCATAAACTTTTTTAAAGTTCTCGAAAGCTATGAACAGAAAAATAAGTTAGAAGAAATTACAGATTGA
- a CDS encoding YkgJ family cysteine cluster protein, whose translation MEDLINNLPKLAKEKHKVHQKFLKKLRQKKPKSLDRDMQVLHDETFEEINCLSCANCCKTIGPLFTNKDIQRIAKRFKIKSTTFVDNYLYLDEDNDYVLKQLPCPFLDDDNRCLIYDVRPKACAEFPHTDRKKFYQINYLTLKNTAVCPAAFSIVEKMLERINL comes from the coding sequence ATGGAAGATTTAATCAATAATTTGCCAAAGTTAGCAAAAGAAAAACATAAGGTGCATCAGAAGTTTTTGAAAAAGCTTCGCCAAAAAAAGCCAAAATCACTTGACCGTGATATGCAAGTTTTACATGATGAAACATTTGAAGAGATCAATTGCCTGTCTTGTGCAAATTGTTGTAAAACAATAGGACCACTATTTACCAACAAAGATATTCAGCGTATAGCAAAACGTTTTAAAATTAAGTCAACCACTTTTGTTGATAATTACTTGTATTTAGATGAGGACAATGACTATGTTTTGAAACAGCTGCCTTGCCCATTTTTAGACGACGATAATCGTTGTTTGATTTATGACGTAAGACCTAAAGCATGTGCAGAATTTCCGCATACTGATCGGAAGAAATTCTATCAAATTAACTATCTTACTTTAAAAAATACGGCGGTTTGTCCAGCTGCATTTTCAATTGTCGAAAAAATGCTTGAACGGATCAATCTGTAA
- a CDS encoding PH domain-containing protein, whose product MSTLNALISLNSMDAKIFKNQDLSLIDLPDYQKIQTQFIHQNYIKILRLQTVFLILPILIFIFCSFYFQFGIPQLFWFIFIPIVILIISIWFIEIEFGYKKRTYGLRDHDIYFSKGFFVHKETVLPFKRIQHVEVIQGIFLRWQNLYAIKLYTAGASSGDLSIYGLDKNTASKIKAYVMQQNSDLNDESTS is encoded by the coding sequence ATGTCAACTCTAAACGCGTTGATATCATTGAATAGTATGGATGCTAAAATATTTAAAAATCAGGATTTGAGTTTAATTGATTTGCCTGATTACCAAAAAATACAAACGCAGTTTATTCACCAAAATTACATCAAAATCTTAAGGCTTCAGACCGTTTTTTTGATATTGCCTATTTTGATTTTCATATTTTGTTCTTTTTATTTTCAGTTTGGTATACCGCAGTTGTTTTGGTTTATTTTTATACCAATAGTGATTTTGATTATATCTATTTGGTTTATCGAAATTGAATTTGGTTATAAAAAAAGAACCTATGGTTTAAGGGATCACGATATCTATTTTTCGAAAGGCTTTTTTGTACATAAAGAAACTGTTCTGCCGTTCAAGCGTATTCAACATGTTGAAGTTATTCAAGGAATCTTCCTTAGATGGCAAAATTTGTATGCCATTAAGTTATATACTGCTGGTGCATCATCTGGAGACTTGTCAATTTATGGGCTTGATAAAAACACAGCAAGTAAGATTAAGGCTTATGTGATGCAACAAAATTCTGATTTGAATGATGAGTCAACAAGCTAA
- a CDS encoding class I SAM-dependent methyltransferase: protein MKHPKQDTDIFGQAVKNYFNFNDETPIQVHTKNFDTDIIPVDYLFRTEDEMAEIELAALKLVRGKTLDVGCCAGAHAMILQHNQVEVTAIDTSRKCIEVCKERGLKQAHQLDFFELSTKKFGQFETILLMMNGVGIAGTIQNLPHFFHQIRRILQPNGQVLLDSTDLNYLFDKNEFEHYYGEMIYEISYKNQYSKAFNWLYIDYELLKKIAYKNGFKTEIILKTGSSYLASLSLI, encoded by the coding sequence TTGAAACATCCTAAGCAAGATACCGACATATTTGGCCAGGCCGTAAAAAACTACTTCAATTTTAACGATGAAACACCTATTCAAGTTCACACTAAAAATTTTGACACTGATATAATACCAGTGGACTATTTATTTAGAACTGAAGATGAAATGGCTGAAATAGAACTTGCGGCCTTAAAACTAGTGAGAGGTAAGACACTTGATGTAGGCTGTTGTGCTGGAGCTCACGCTATGATACTACAACATAATCAAGTTGAAGTTACTGCAATTGACACTTCTAGAAAATGTATTGAAGTTTGTAAAGAACGTGGACTAAAACAAGCTCATCAGCTAGATTTCTTTGAATTATCTACTAAAAAATTCGGTCAATTTGAGACTATTTTATTGATGATGAATGGTGTTGGCATTGCTGGTACAATTCAAAATTTACCGCATTTTTTCCATCAAATCAGACGAATTCTTCAACCGAATGGACAAGTTTTATTAGACTCAACCGACCTAAATTACTTATTTGATAAAAATGAATTTGAACATTATTATGGAGAGATGATTTATGAAATTTCTTACAAAAATCAATATTCAAAAGCCTTCAACTGGTTGTATATTGACTATGAACTACTGAAAAAAATAGCCTATAAAAATGGCTTTAAAACAGAAATCATTTTAAAAACAGGCTCAAGCTATTTAGCTAGTTTAAGTTTAATTTAA
- a CDS encoding cysteine dioxygenase, translating into MNTISSLQELLNELPHCSGDDYVNIAKQMKIPSEDLQPYAMFSDEAYTRNCVERTDDYELILLCWEKDQDTPIHCHNGEECWVYLAEGKLREQRFQTKNDKLVKTADVKMTEERLSYMNDDLGYHSLHNIANGRSMSLHLYVAPIDECSAYNPEKGKFEYKDLYYDSVKGKSVKLNSTKY; encoded by the coding sequence TTGAATACAATATCTTCATTACAAGAATTATTAAATGAACTTCCGCATTGCTCTGGCGATGACTATGTAAATATCGCTAAGCAGATGAAAATTCCATCTGAAGATCTCCAGCCATATGCCATGTTTTCAGATGAAGCTTATACTAGAAATTGCGTTGAACGTACTGACGATTACGAGCTTATTTTACTTTGTTGGGAAAAAGATCAAGACACACCAATTCACTGTCATAATGGCGAAGAGTGTTGGGTTTATTTAGCTGAAGGAAAGTTAAGGGAACAACGTTTTCAAACTAAAAATGATAAACTAGTAAAAACAGCTGATGTTAAGATGACTGAAGAGCGTTTGTCTTATATGAATGATGATTTGGGCTATCATTCTTTACATAATATTGCTAACGGGCGTTCGATGAGTTTACATTTATATGTTGCACCAATCGATGAATGTAGCGCCTATAATCCTGAAAAAGGTAAATTTGAGTATAAAGATTTATATTATGATTCTGTAAAAGGTAAAAGCGTAAAACTGAACTCAACTAAATATTAA
- a CDS encoding 1,4-dihydroxy-2-naphthoyl-CoA synthase, whose amino-acid sequence MNWTKVKDYQDITYKKCNGVARIAFNRPEVRNAFRPKTTSELLDAFHDAQEDSSIGAVLLSAEGPSTKDGVWSFCSGGDQKARGKEGYVGEDGYHRLNILEVQRLIRFMPKAVICVVPGWAVGGGHSLHVVCDMTLASQEHAIFKQTDADVTSFDGGYGSAYLAKMVGQKRAREIFFLGRNYSAQEAYEMGMVNAVVPHDKLEETAFEWAQEVLQKSPISIKMLKFAMNLTDDGMVGQQVFAGEATRLAYMTDEAKEGRNAFLEKRAPNFEKKWIP is encoded by the coding sequence ATGAATTGGACTAAAGTTAAAGATTACCAGGATATTACTTATAAAAAATGTAATGGTGTAGCAAGAATTGCTTTTAATAGGCCAGAAGTTAGAAATGCATTTCGCCCAAAAACAACAAGTGAACTATTAGATGCTTTTCATGACGCTCAAGAAGATTCTTCAATAGGAGCAGTATTATTATCAGCAGAAGGTCCGTCAACCAAAGATGGTGTATGGTCGTTTTGTAGTGGTGGAGACCAAAAGGCTAGAGGCAAAGAAGGTTACGTAGGTGAAGATGGCTATCACCGTTTAAATATCTTAGAAGTGCAGCGTTTAATAAGGTTTATGCCAAAAGCTGTAATTTGTGTTGTTCCTGGTTGGGCTGTTGGTGGCGGCCATAGTTTACATGTGGTTTGTGATATGACTTTAGCAAGTCAGGAGCATGCTATTTTTAAACAGACTGATGCAGATGTTACAAGCTTTGACGGTGGTTACGGTTCTGCATATTTAGCGAAAATGGTAGGGCAGAAGCGCGCCAGAGAAATATTTTTCTTAGGTCGAAATTATTCAGCTCAAGAGGCTTATGAAATGGGAATGGTTAACGCAGTGGTTCCGCATGACAAGTTAGAAGAAACAGCTTTTGAATGGGCACAAGAGGTTTTACAAAAATCGCCAATTTCTATTAAAATGCTCAAATTTGCCATGAATCTAACTGATGATGGTATGGTTGGGCAGCAAGTCTTTGCCGGTGAAGCTACTCGATTAGCTTACATGACTGATGAAGCTAAAGAGGGTCGCAATGCTTTTTTAGAAAAGCGTGCACCAAATTTTGAAAAAAAGTGGATTCCATAA
- a CDS encoding PH domain-containing protein produces the protein MMSQQAKFSEPTLQSFRGVFVIFLADLVKRIRQNIAVLAIPLLSGKARDYLHYFILGIVILVIIQFVFSYISYKRYKFHVGSNAFFLTSGIFKVSQIEIPFERIQNINLQQNLIQQVLNVVGLEIETAGNDKAEVTIKALDKDDAEHLQELLTEQKVAQAEDLATSVEVNEPNTNTSSSAKQNASKQLLFKLSFLDLLKVGISSNFFKGIGVILAFLSYIYNSFGDLVSNKFDIDLETQIQAYLPSLLSVIIGVVFIVIVIGVVLTVALTIIQYFELKLFAVDQNYMVQYGLLKRVNKLIKAKKTQVFEIETNPLRRFFKFSNVYISQASSEELNIKNKIGVVGVSKYHINLLFEALFGIKDYQSINFRSIKTQWLRFKVLSLRLLVLFSALSFFQLFVIQQYSAFIIVGLALLLIFLITLVYLSTRKSYVSISETMIKVGGGSIHTTTAFVELFKIQSIAVKQNLYQRRVGMCNLILYTASGSLKINYLKHQEARQMANEILFKIESNTIEWM, from the coding sequence ATGATGAGTCAACAAGCTAAATTTAGCGAACCAACTCTACAATCATTTAGAGGTGTATTCGTCATTTTTTTGGCTGATTTAGTCAAACGTATTCGGCAAAACATTGCTGTTTTAGCTATACCATTATTAAGTGGTAAAGCAAGAGATTATCTGCATTACTTCATTTTAGGAATTGTTATTTTGGTAATTATTCAGTTTGTTTTTTCATATATTTCATATAAACGGTATAAATTTCATGTTGGTTCAAATGCATTTTTTCTTACAAGCGGAATTTTTAAGGTAAGTCAAATTGAAATTCCTTTTGAACGTATACAGAACATCAATCTTCAGCAGAATTTAATTCAACAAGTCTTGAACGTTGTTGGCTTAGAAATTGAAACAGCTGGTAACGATAAAGCTGAAGTCACAATTAAAGCACTCGATAAAGATGATGCTGAGCATTTACAGGAATTACTCACCGAACAAAAAGTAGCTCAAGCCGAAGATTTAGCTACATCAGTTGAAGTTAATGAGCCAAATACTAACACGTCTAGTTCAGCTAAGCAGAATGCTTCTAAACAACTTTTATTTAAGTTAAGTTTTCTTGATTTATTAAAAGTTGGCATTAGTTCTAACTTTTTTAAGGGAATTGGTGTAATTCTAGCCTTTCTTTCATATATCTATAATTCATTTGGTGATTTGGTATCAAATAAATTTGATATTGATTTAGAAACTCAAATTCAAGCTTATTTACCGAGTTTATTAAGCGTGATTATCGGTGTTGTTTTTATAGTAATTGTTATAGGCGTTGTTTTGACTGTTGCTTTGACCATTATTCAATATTTTGAGTTAAAGCTTTTTGCTGTTGATCAAAACTACATGGTGCAATACGGTTTATTGAAACGGGTTAATAAACTCATAAAGGCTAAAAAGACACAAGTTTTTGAAATTGAGACCAACCCATTAAGACGGTTTTTTAAATTTAGTAATGTTTATATAAGCCAGGCAAGTTCTGAAGAGTTAAACATAAAAAATAAAATTGGTGTTGTAGGTGTTTCTAAGTATCATATAAACTTGCTATTCGAAGCATTATTTGGTATTAAAGATTATCAAAGCATCAACTTCAGGTCTATTAAAACACAGTGGTTAAGGTTTAAAGTTTTAAGTCTGCGTTTGCTTGTGTTGTTTTCGGCTTTAAGCTTTTTTCAGTTATTCGTAATACAGCAGTATTCAGCTTTTATAATTGTAGGCTTAGCATTATTGTTAATTTTTTTAATCACTTTAGTGTATTTATCAACTCGAAAAAGTTATGTAAGTATTTCTGAAACGATGATTAAAGTTGGTGGTGGTTCAATACATACAACAACTGCTTTTGTTGAGCTTTTTAAAATTCAATCTATCGCTGTTAAGCAAAACTTATATCAACGACGCGTTGGTATGTGTAATTTAATACTTTACACAGCTTCTGGGTCACTTAAAATTAATTATTTAAAACATCAAGAAGCAAGACAAATGGCTAATGAAATTTTATTCAAAATTGAGTCTAATACAATAGAATGGATGTAA